A section of the Candidatus Acidiferrales bacterium genome encodes:
- the bfr gene encoding bacterioferritin produces MEGNKEVIEILNLRLAEELTAINQYIVHAEMCANWGYTKLHEAIEKRAIHEMKHAEKIIERILYLEGKPNVSKLNQINIGKDVEAQLQSDYEAEKSAVKAYNDSIRACVDAGDNGTRELFKSNLLDEEGDVDWLEAQMDQIRQMGIQNYLSQQK; encoded by the coding sequence ATGGAAGGTAACAAAGAAGTTATTGAGATTCTTAACCTCCGTCTGGCGGAGGAACTTACTGCTATCAACCAATATATCGTTCATGCCGAGATGTGCGCGAACTGGGGATATACCAAGCTTCATGAGGCGATTGAGAAGAGGGCTATTCATGAGATGAAACATGCCGAAAAAATCATCGAACGAATACTTTACCTTGAAGGCAAGCCTAACGTCAGCAAACTCAATCAGATCAACATAGGCAAGGATGTCGAAGCCCAATTACAGTCGGATTACGAAGCCGAAAAGTCGGCGGTGAAAGCTTACAACGACAGTATCCGGGCATGCGTTGATGCGGGGGATAACGGGACACGCGAGCTCTTCAAATCGAATCTGCTGGACGAAGAAGGTGACGTCGATTGGCTCGAGGCGCAAATGGATCAAATCAGGCAGATGGGCATACAAAACTATCTATCACAGCAAAAGTAA
- a CDS encoding DUF58 domain-containing protein, which yields MSENALKILTPKFISQLSGMELRARLIVEGFLVGMHRSPYHGFSVEFAEHRQYFPGDDISNIDWKVFGRSDRLYIKQYEEETNLKGYILIDASNSMGFKRVGEITKLEYASYLAAGLTYLMMKQQDATGLAIYDESVRRFFEPHLTYSYMKLLLSELSDLKPNSRTSTATALSSLAERIKRRGLIIVISDFLDETKSVITALKHFRHRKNEVIAFHILDDAEMNLDFPGDAVFEDLETGERIPTQVSALKSAYKKSMNNFVRDLKSKCFENDIDYALISTSTPFDKALTAYLMRRKKMF from the coding sequence ATGAGCGAGAATGCCTTAAAGATATTAACCCCGAAATTTATCTCTCAATTATCCGGGATGGAGTTGAGAGCGAGACTGATTGTAGAAGGGTTTCTTGTGGGGATGCACAGGAGTCCGTACCATGGCTTCAGCGTCGAGTTCGCGGAGCACAGGCAGTATTTCCCGGGCGACGATATCAGCAACATCGACTGGAAAGTGTTCGGAAGGAGCGACCGGCTTTACATAAAACAATATGAGGAAGAAACGAATCTCAAGGGTTACATCCTCATCGATGCGAGCAACTCGATGGGATTTAAACGCGTCGGGGAAATAACCAAGCTCGAGTATGCATCGTACCTTGCTGCCGGTTTGACTTATTTGATGATGAAACAGCAGGACGCAACCGGGCTTGCGATCTATGACGAGAGCGTCAGGCGTTTCTTTGAGCCGCATCTCACATATTCATACATGAAATTACTCTTGAGCGAGCTGTCTGATCTCAAGCCGAATTCCAGGACTTCGACGGCGACGGCGCTTTCGTCGCTCGCAGAGAGAATAAAACGCCGCGGATTGATCATAGTCATAAGCGACTTCTTGGACGAGACGAAAAGCGTTATCACCGCGCTGAAACATTTCCGTCATAGAAAAAACGAAGTCATAGCCTTTCATATTCTCGATGACGCGGAAATGAATCTCGATTTTCCGGGTGACGCCGTGTTTGAGGATCTCGAAACGGGAGAACGGATTCCGACCCAGGTTTCCGCTCTGAAATCGGCATATAAGAAAAGCATGAATAATTTCGTTCGCGACCTGAAGAGCAAGTGCTTCGAAAACGATATCGACTATGCGCTCATCAGCACTTCGACGCCGTTCGATAAGGCTTTGACTGCGTATCTGATGAGAAGAAAGAAGATGTTCTGA
- a CDS encoding DNA recombination protein RmuC produces the protein METIILSVIVLLFIGVILTFIQFKNLSTKQQSSSEQVMQLFAMFKSDVESAIKSVSDTTRSSNEAMASTLQLVTNTLSRGMQENRAGTNSQVDQLANQVSQLANIVGKQVENLRGSVEERLTNIGSQLGGQLSEANKLFSSLKQDFGQLKESSDNMLEIGKQINQLQNILSSPKLRGNLGEALLEDLIKQVIPQGFYEFQYAFRDGSKVDAIIRTSERIIPIDSKFPKDEFERYVNAENESEKNGALTKFTKALKDQIDDISSKYIKPTENTFDFAIMFIPSESVYYELLMQDSDANSAYRYAMKKHVIPASPNSFYAYIQAIAIGLKGMQIEKNAQLIRDQLAQLENSLAKFDDHFETLGTHLKNAANKYGDSHEALARFRERLQGIAKSDDEVKKIE, from the coding sequence GTGGAAACGATAATATTGTCAGTCATTGTCCTGCTGTTCATCGGAGTGATTCTCACTTTCATACAATTCAAAAATCTGTCGACGAAGCAGCAATCATCGTCTGAACAGGTGATGCAGTTGTTCGCCATGTTCAAATCGGATGTTGAGTCTGCAATCAAATCGGTATCCGATACGACCCGCTCCAGCAATGAAGCGATGGCAAGCACGCTTCAACTTGTTACGAACACTCTGTCCAGGGGAATGCAGGAAAATCGAGCCGGGACAAATTCTCAGGTTGACCAGCTTGCGAACCAGGTGTCGCAGCTGGCGAACATCGTCGGCAAACAAGTTGAAAATCTCCGCGGATCGGTCGAAGAGCGTCTCACAAATATCGGTTCTCAATTGGGCGGGCAGCTTTCGGAAGCAAACAAATTATTCTCATCCCTGAAGCAGGATTTCGGTCAGTTGAAGGAATCGAGCGACAACATGCTCGAGATAGGGAAACAGATAAACCAGCTGCAGAATATCTTGAGCTCGCCGAAGCTTCGAGGAAACTTGGGCGAGGCGCTTCTCGAGGATTTGATAAAGCAAGTCATCCCGCAGGGATTTTACGAATTCCAATATGCATTCCGGGACGGCTCGAAAGTCGACGCGATTATAAGAACGTCCGAGAGAATTATTCCGATAGATTCGAAATTTCCGAAAGATGAGTTTGAGCGCTACGTCAATGCTGAAAACGAATCGGAGAAAAACGGTGCGCTGACGAAGTTCACTAAGGCGCTGAAAGATCAGATAGATGACATCTCTTCTAAGTATATCAAGCCGACCGAGAACACCTTCGATTTTGCGATAATGTTCATACCGTCCGAAAGCGTGTACTACGAACTATTGATGCAGGACAGCGATGCGAACAGTGCATATCGCTACGCGATGAAGAAGCACGTGATTCCGGCGTCGCCGAACAGCTTTTATGCATATATCCAGGCAATCGCAATCGGACTCAAGGGCATGCAGATCGAAAAGAATGCACAGTTGATCCGCGACCAGCTTGCACAGCTTGAGAATTCACTTGCGAAGTTCGACGATCATTTTGAGACTCTCGGGACGCATCTGAAAAATGCTGCTAACAAATACGGCGACTCCCATGAAGCGCTGGCGAGATTTCGAGAGCGGCTGCAGGGAATCGCGAAATCGGATGATGAGGTGAAGAAAATCGAATAA